Genomic DNA from Octopus bimaculoides isolate UCB-OBI-ISO-001 chromosome 3, ASM119413v2, whole genome shotgun sequence:
gattttggataaaagaaaatacaggagaatcagttaattataattttattcaatatattcccctctcagattcacacacttattgcagtggtccttcagtttttctaagccctgtaaaagaattcagaaagttgggcctccaaccaggccttttgcgatacccttaaagccaggaacttttcagcactcttcgtatatatatatatatataaatatatatactcatctaaCTTTTGATAACatgtaaaaacagatgtaaataaatgaagaaatggaaatgaaatttaatttttggtCTTAATTTTTCAGAAGCACTTTGGAAACCATGTATAAAAATGCTTTActtcattttgaaaaaagttACAAAGACAAAGTAAAGACAATTGAGAGGTTCAGACAATGGAAAAAGTTGGTATACTATTTAcgacataaatttatatttgttttattgtatattgaaatacagggtgtccacaaagtctgggtacatgaagattaacacatactttaagaaattattatgtcttatatttaaatgtttatgttatgatcttatttactccatgtacccacatggagattaacacatactttaagaaattttatttcttatatttaaatgtttatgttatgattttatttattccatgtacccacatgggggttaacacatactttaagaaattattatttcttatatttaattgtttatgttatgattttatttactccatttgcccagaccttgtggacaccttgTAGAATCTTTCTCGAGTATCTTTGGTAGAGCACATCTAGCTTTGTTGATTTTCATGGTGCTCTTCTATATCTCACTGTTGACAGAGCTATGTTATTATAGAGTCAGATCTTTGTGTGTAGGCCAGCAGTGTTGTAGAACCATGTAACTAATGAAGATATTCTAAGGACGTTCAGCATATGACCGCTTAGAAACATCATCACAGAATGAAGATTAAAATAAGCAGGTTACATACTCTGGTTACCagaacaatgccattctaaaacagttttttttatggaaatcacaagagagagaggtggggaactGAAAATTATATGGTGCAGAACATTCATAACCAAGAGAGTGAGGCCAATATCACATGGCCAGATGTAGTAAAATGTGCAGCTAACAGAAACTAATAGCTTCAACTTGCTGCCCATTGTGCTCAATAGCACAAAAGGAACCAAAACTGAACTGAATATAATACAGAAAAGAAGCAAAAGTTTTAAGGCTTTGTTTGATGTGGTGGATTAATTTTATAGTTcacaagaatgaaaggcaaagtcaatcttgggtggaatttaagctcagagcaaagtcagatgaaatgccactgagtctttttttgtctggcatgttaatgaatctgtcagctcaccaccttaataataatgataataataataataatagattgaaTTAAATCTCTGAAATTCTACAGTAATAAAACTACTGGGTCTTCACTACTAAtctattacaatttttttatctgttgcaGAGATACACTGAATAATCTGAAAAGTATTCGTGAGTTTAAAGGGTTCATATTCAAACAAATGAAGGtaactttaaaaattaattaccaaatttcattattataatacaGCAATGCCTGGTTGTTGTCTTTGTTCtgttccaatatttattttcacatttgtCTGTTTATGTGCATGGACACATTAGTACTTCGATATCTGGCAGCTGATTCAGTAGACACCCATAAGATTATCCGTAATTGTTCCAACAAAATtcttgggcacctttttgaattccaaatTTCTAACACccatggacatgcttacaaaatcaaaaaacaatacATCCGTGATTTCGGAATCAATTTTTCATATTCAGAATTGCAGAAGCATGgcataaactacttgcatcaattGTTAGCTGTCAGAACACTacattcttcaaaacttccatcatcatcatcatcgtttaatgtcctccttccatgctagcatggttggacgatttgactgaggacaggctccaatctgatctggcagagtttctacagctggatgcccttcctaacgccaaccactccgaaagtgtagtgggtgcttttacatgccaccagcacgagagccagtctgGNNNNNNNNNNgtgcttttacatgccaccagcacgagagccagtctggcggtactggcaacggccatgctcaaatggtgttttttacatgccacctgcacaggagtcagtccagcagcactggcaatgacctcgctcaaatgttttgctcacatgtcactggcacaagtgccagtaaagcgacgctggtaacgaccatgctcaaatggtgctttttacgtgcccaccccacttttttttttttttcttaaaaggcagtgccccagcatggccacagctcgtgagctgaaactagataaaataaaatagaaactcaTTTCCTGCGCATTATTCTATGTagttttggctactttttctgatgagttgtagtgcacttgAGCACTGAATACAATATGGTCATTATTATTGTCTTCTGAGAAAAGATAACATTCAGTGCTAATTAGTAGACAAGAATATATGCCATACTACAAGAAAAATAGAGTTATAAActtcgcggccatgctggggcttttaccctgaagaacttttagttgaatcgatcttagtacttattattttttaaagatggatACTGgttttatcagtgtcttttgccaaatgaCTCAaattacatgtgtacacacacgatgggcttctttcagtttccatctaccaaatgcgaGATGCTTGCAGTGCCAAGTTTTCCAAAGCAGTCACCATATAAGTATTAACTAGGCTTGACTTTACTTAACTTCAGTGATCAGACGAGAACCTTCAATATATGGCTGTAAACCATTTAATGACATCCTTTGAAAACCTGGTGACTTTTATATCTTATAGTCAAGGGTAGGGCAGTACCCATAACCCTTTAGAGAGCTGCCAATGATGGTGGGAGAGCAGTAATTTGTCTACAAGCCATAGGACAGGCCCAAATGTTAGCATCAAGAGAGGATTCCACTAAGGGCTTCCAAGGTGAAGATATTGGTGTGAAACTGAGAGAAATTCAATCTGTCATTTAAGTAGGTGACCTTAGGATTTGAACATTTCAAAAGCTTGTGTAAATAGTGGTTTCATagtttggcacaagtccagcaattaaaggcattgacccctgtgctcaactggtacttattttattgaccctgaaaggatgaaaagcaaggtcaacctcaacagaatttgaactcagaatgtaaagacagatgaaatgccatttaGCATTGTACCCCGGTATGCTAACCATCCTGCCAGTTGGCTGCCTAAGCAGGAGTAAATGCTGCTGCAAGGAATCCAGTCCAACGTTCTTACATTTTTGCCAATACATCCCCCAGTTGTCTGCGTGGTTAAgaacatggcttcaggttcagtcttactcgGGGCTGTCGCTAAGCCCCTGCAACTCCTGCAGTCGCAtagatgagtcatctatttactttggttaagatgttgaacaagaaCTAAACAGTCTATATTAACTGAAAattgcaagaaataaaataatacattctACCTGtaaaagttcttgtaaaaatattacattgtaccacaaaagtgtaccagactttgtggattgtcTATGATATCTGTTGAACACGAACTTAGTTCTCTTGCTTAGATCTTATTGCTTATTCTCTTGATTATTCTGAACTGATCAATGATTTTGTGAAGTGAAAAGTGTGctgtgtttgtctttgaaagtttcCTGGATTATAAAAATGCccttttattcatatctggaagttttactAAGCGAAATTTGTAATAGAACTAATTAAGTTTAACTtgttgtacttttaaagatgttctttaggataatgtgaaatattgaacttcagatggaataaagtaaaatatagctatgaatataAGGCGCATAgcttatgaattttgattgaagggatgGGGCCTTGAAACCAAAAGTTGCAGGGGGCCTCTAAAATCAGGCGATGGATCTGGTCCTACTGTGCACCACAtcaggtgtcttctacaatagttccAGACTTACTAatgccttctaagtggatttgtgAGACAGAAAGTAGGTAGAACCAGTCAttatgtgtgcgtggtggtggtggggctccATTACTTGAAAAGAGGTATTGTTTGTCCTGATGACTTTGTGGTTTGACCATAAAAAAAAGACCAACTGAATAAGTACCGGGGATTGATTCAATGGACTTAACcgtcaagacggtgctccagatGGGTCGCAGTACaatcattgaaacaaataaaagagtaaatttattgtttatttcatattatgAAGTCGGAAATGTTGATGGAAAATTAAACAATGATATTGCGTTTACGGtaagcaagggagacaactgtgAAGAGACACGTTCAGCTATAGCTTCTGCGTAATCCTTCCAATGGATAGAAGTGGATAACTATcgtttatctgttacttgtttcagtcatttgactgtggccatgctgtagcattgctttgaagggttttagcagGACAAACTGACCCCAGTGATTATTTCTTATCTGGTTCTCATTTGTCGCTTTTCCTAAATTGCTACGTAaagggacataagcaaaccaacaatggttgtcaagcagttgttatggttgttgggagggggggtcaaacacatatacacacacatgaaaaactTTTTTGAGTTTCCAGCAACTAAATCCACTGAAGGTTTTGGTTGTCTCCAAATGACAGTAAAGAAACTTGTCTAAGGTGCTacatagtaggactgaaaccaAACCCATACatttagaagcaaacttcttaaccacacagctatgcctacactTCAGTTCTTTTCCCTACATAATCAACCTCATATCTcatcaaaaataataaacaataagatGTTTATCTGTCCTTCCTATGAAGGACATGTTGCTAAATTTTCTCAGTCAGACCCTGCTTACCATGTTCTTTTCACTGAGGATCCAGCTGGCTCATTTCGGTTGACCACTTACCACAAGGTCGTAGCAGATGAGGAGGTATCATGTGGAGAGGGAAAATAATTGGAACTCTACACAAGTCACCCAGGAGCATACCAACAAATGGTGAAAGCAAGTATGGGCTGCAACAGTGCATGGTCCCTCACCTGAACTGACCAAATCTGTGAAGATTtatgataaaagtaaaataatatatatatatatatatatatatatatatatatatatatacacagcacacccacccaccacaacaaaaCTGAGATCCCAAATCTGAGGtgcccatgtaaaaagcactggtactggtgcAACTTaagaagcacccaatacactctgtggagtgattggtattaggaagggcatccaggtcaTAGACAcccagccaaaacagactatggaagcTGGTGCATCCCCtgaccttaccagttcctgtcaagtggtccaacccatgccagcagggaaaacagatgttaaatgatgatgatgatgatatatacattacacaataATACAGGCATGGCTGATAGGCATAGATGTGgctggcagtgtggtaagaagtttgcctcaaccacgcggtttcaggttcagtctcactgcgtaaaaccttggacaagtgtcttctattatagccctgggccaactaaagccttgagtggattcagaagatagaaattgaaagaagcccattctatgtgtgtatgcatgcatgtatgtatacatatatatatatatataaataaatatatatgtgtgtgtgtgtgtgtgtgtgtattcatgtttgtgaTGTCACTGTCATTTTTCCTTGACATTGAATGATTGTTTTATGTGAGTAACTATCATGGAAACAGTatcattcattttcagttttcaaaGACATGTCTGGTTATGTATTATCTCAATTGGAAAtgagtgagggttagcaacatgTTTTGCGCACCCCATACAAGTTTAGCAAAGCCAACATTAAAATAGTAACACACAAAATAAGcaatatatcaaaaattttattccattatatcattaattttgcTGTTTTAATCAGCAACTGGCACTAAAACTAAttagtatgtacatgcatacatacatatgtatatatatacacacacatagatacatattaatatacacaaacacatgcatacatgtatgtatgtatacacatacatacacaaacacatacctaaatatatatatatatatacaccagatatgtatatgtatataatctaatTAGTTTATAATGAAAAATCTAATTAgtacatataaattattttccaGGTGGATCGAGGTGCTAATGATGTTCTTTCCCATGGTGCTCTTTGCCATGATGATCTTTTGATCTGCAAACCAATACAGGAACAGGGGAATGATGGATAACATAGTCACTAATACTGCCAACCAGAGTACGCCTTATAGTACCCATTCCTCTTGTGCCAGTGACGATTAGAGAAGCATTGTCTTCTTTAGCAACATTTACAATTACTTCTCCAGGACGTCCATTTATGCTTTTCACTTTGCCACCAAcctataagaaaacaaatgaaaatggtaaaattaaataaacaatttatatatatatatatatatatNNNNNNNNNNNNNNNNNNNNNNNNNNNNNNNNNNNNNNNNNNNNNNNNNNNNNNNNNNNNNNNNNNNNNNNNNNNNNNNNNNNNNNNNNNNNNNNNNNNNNNNNNNNNNNNNNNNNNNNNNNNNNNNNNNNNNNNNNNNNNNNNNNgagagagagagagagagagagagagagagagagagagtgtggctgtgttgtaaggagtttgctttccaaccacatggttctgggttcatttcctCTGTGTGGTTCCTCAGTCAAGTGtgttctacaatagcctcaaaccaactaaaaccttgtgagtgggttcggtaaacagaaattgaaagaagcccatcatatatattgtgtgtgtgtgcatctatgtttgtcccctgccactgGTTgacaccagtgttggtgtgtttacatccttgtgacATAGTagtctggcaaaagagaatgatagaataagaaccagggattgattcatttaactaaaattcttgaaagtggtgccccaacatggccttagcctaataactgaaacagttaaaagaataaTGGAAAGAATATTCTCcacgatatttatttttttacttgttccagtcatgggactgtggccattctggagcacttcTGTGAAGgatttttgttgaacaaatcaaccctagtatttgttcagttttgttaaatttggtacttattctatcagagttTTTTTGCTGGACTGCTACGTTATgaggacacaaacaaaccaacacctgctggggaataaacacaaagacactcacaaacacacattgaatAGGCACccatgcagtttccatcaactaaacttattcacaaagctttgatcccagggctatagtactagatgcttgtccaaagtgccttgctgtggaattgaacctgaaaacaCATGATTGAAAAGTGATCTTCTTAAGCACATAGCCATGCCTAAGATTTCCTTAAAATACACAGTGTAAAGTACCTGGGTAGTAGGTGAGTGATACCTGCATGTGCAAGGTTAGTGACTAGAGGTGTATTCACTGTaactgttctttttttgtttttaacctttTAGTCAAAAGGTAAAGGTAGTGCCCATGACACTTTACAGGGGTTCTAAGATTGGTGGATGGAAGGGAGGACAGGATCCTCCTAGGGAAAAACTGATCCAAATCCTTGCAACAAAAGTTCATTTTGTTCTACATTTCTGAGATGAAGAATTTATATTATTGAACTATTTAACTTATATTATTGAACTCTATTTAACTTATATTATTGAACTCTATTTATTGAACTCTATTTATTGAACTCTATTCTTCTTATAATTGTTACTTTCATTGATCTTCTTAATATACAAagtactctgtctgtctgtgtgtcctcaATGCATGCTCAAACCTCTGGATGAATCTTTACCAAGGTGCATGAACAATTTGACCTTGGAAAGAATAATACAGTCgggaattatttgttttttattaaaaataaataaaattgctcTCTATATAAAGATTCACTTCATCAAATCGTGTTTTCAACTTCCTGTGTTTGAAATTTCAGTCTTTAGCATCTAAATAagctatttacatacacacgtctatatacatcattacagttgtcacgatttctgataaaaaaagaatttctgaAGGTACTTTCATGTCAAAAAATTTCATATGGAGACAGATGCCTTTTTCTCAATTAAATGAGGTACTATATATTGTACATTGATTTTCCAATACATATTTTGGACATTTTTGGAACAAGTCACCTTATTAAGActtgatatttcacatttaaatctCATGTGATTATTCTTGGTGCAAATCGAGTGAAAGTGTTACTAACACTTTCACTTAACTGTTTTGTCAATGTCAACATAGTCACTAAGTAACCAGctatttacacatacacgtaggtatacatcattacagttgtgatgatttcagataaaaaagaatttctgaagttactttcattttttcatatttttctctgacTTTCTATTTGTGTATGATATAGACCtctgatagtgtgtgtgtgtgtgtgtgtgtgtgtgtgtgtgtgtgagtgtgtgtgtatgtgtgtgtgtgtgtgtgtgtgtgtgtgggagagaNNNNNNNNNNgtgtgtgagtgtgtgtgtatgtgtgtgtgtgtgtgtgtgtgtgtgtgggagagagagagagagagagagaaaaaaaatttcatttaattgatcAACTGTCAACAGGGCATAACTACAAATTCCTGCCCCAACCCCAGCTtgggatgatcataactttcagaaaagtggatattttttaatgacattttctacaaatatctatTATATCATCTACAttctgaatatacaaaattttttgGGGGGAAGTGTTTTAGGAAGGGTGAGGGAAgattttcggaaaattcactTCAATTCacttaactttcaggaaaatgaatatattttaatggaattgtctacaaatatacctcagaCTATGTAGATTATGAGTATGTAGGAACTTTTGGGGAAAACAATTGGGGTTATatttgagaactgttccccactcaGGGGTGTTTTGGAACACGCTGTccatatttgttacattttctctGTTTGTGCATCTGTAGATCTCTACTGAAGCAACAGGCATTTTCAGGTACAACGTGCTCCAAATACttactgacaattgaaggtgattgcaaagacaaagatCGACCTggtttttttaacaattttaacagtgagatCATCGGATAAAACATGTTATTGACATTAATGTACCTCAGttaattactgttgagaactgcataatccagGTTTCATTTTACTGAGAGATTTGAAAGGCATActtcaatttcattattttcaataaccTGAGAAACACCAGGTTATTAACATATAAAGGTGGTATCTCAGCTAGTAGGAAGAAAAACCTGCGTAGTCTATGTTTCATGTTAGAAATCTAAAAggcatttttaaatttcattattttctttaagctggacaacgccgggtatttctgttAGTACACTTATAAAATAAACTAgcatgtatctaactatctatctatcaatatataatatatagatgtgtgtgtgtgtgtgtgtgtgtgtgtgtgtatttaaaagttgatttgtatatgtgtgtgtttatgctgtaAAATACTACTTACTCCTGCATTTTTAAGCATTTCACCAAATTTTTCTAACTGTGCTTTAActtgtttctcttcctctttcatcaTGTCGACCAAGATAGTCACATCAGCCATAACATAGGCtaaaaacaggagaaaaaaaagacaacataaggaaaaaaaaataaagataaccaTAGTAAAAAGaaccaaataaatgaataagtaataaataaataaataagaaccaTCTTCATAGGCAAGCATTACTTATTAAAGTccacaaaattaaataattttctgttaTAAGGGAAGGGTGNNNNNNNNNNNNNNNNNNNNNNNNNNNNNNNNNNNNNNNNNNNNNNNNNNNNNNNNNNNNNNNNNNNNNNNNNNNNNNNNNNNNNNNNNNNNNNNNNNNNNNNNNNNNNNNNNNNNNNNNNNNNNNNNNNNNNNNNNNNNNNNNNNNNNNNNNNNNNNNNNNNNNNNNNNNNNNNNNNNNNNNNNNNNNNNNNNNNNNNNNNNNNNNNNNNNNNNNNNNNNNNNNNNNNNNNNNNNNNNNNNNNNNNTTTATATATTACTTAGGATTACATCCTAAAAGAAAAGGCAAACGGAAATATAGTTATTGCATGGAATATTCTATCTTTAGAATTTCAAACTAAATATATTCTCACCCAACATTTCAGACATCATACTTCTATAAAGattgaagttttgtttttttgtgttttaaccCTTTGGTTACCATATCTTTGCTGAAGTACTCTACcttggtttcaattaattttgaaaattaagaagACTTTTGTaaaattaccatatttgatggtatttaagatgcattttttttgtttccaaaaaatgtctcaaaaattCAACCCAGGTTGAAAAGTTGGGCCATTACTACaggctttaatgcactaaaactgCATTTCTTGAATATGTGCTGCTGAAGTAAGGATGCATCTACTATGCCTGTGCATCCAATATGACCATGCTTTtttttggtgccacataaaaagcacccagtgcactctgtaaaagtggttggtattaggaaaccaagctaaaacagactatggaacctggttcAGCTCTCCAAGTAGCAAgcgcctgtcaaaccatccaacccataccagcatggaaaacagactttaaatggtggtaatgatgatgaaaccCAGCATGTTATTAATCAAGCTgtcatttggaacataaattaaaacaaaatttcaaaggagggttttaattaaaaattactttgtttaaatttgaaatcatattttaaaACAGGACATTTTTATCATAGATTCAAGGCAGGTTCTGATAGGTTGGTGCCAAAAGGGTTAATCAGAAGAGCAAAAATTACATAACCTTGTACTTACGAGAATGTGTAATGGACTGAAACTCTGGGCAGTAAACCAAAATGATATGGTCATTTTGTCTGTAGACTTGTTCCATGTACCCTAaagaaaagatttaaataaagggagataatattAGAACCAGCATACAGAAGAAAGCGCACAAGTAAAGATGAAATGAGCATAAGATTAAATGCCTTAGAACACAGGTTTTCTATGTGGGCAGTACAGCCCTCAAGGCATGTCCTTAGGGACATTAGGGTCTAGGAAGTAATGATGGGGATGGTGAAGTAACGACTAAATTTTTACCtacaacaatatattatatatgataaaactctggtactttttggttatttcACCCCCGTTAAAAAATGGGGTTATTTCccatatgtacaaaaaaaaataacatcgcTTTTTTTCAAGTGAGCTTTATGTATGTCTtaccctcctttttttttttttttttctattccagcTTGTGAGTCACTTAAACTCATGGGCCTTGGGCCGCTGCCCTGGCTAACCTCCACCTCTTCTCAATgggactgtatgtatatgtgtgtgtgtatat
This window encodes:
- the LOC106873187 gene encoding putative universal stress protein SAUSA300_1656, which translates into the protein MSSSEGRTVVIGMDGSEYSEYAFNWYMEQVYRQNDHIILVYCPEFQSITHSPYVMADVTILVDMMKEEEKQVKAQLEKFGEMLKNAGVGGKVKSINGRPGEVIVNVAKEDNASLIVTGTRGMGTIRRTLVGSISDYVIHHSPVPVLVCRSKDHHGKEHHGKEHH